The DNA window CGCTCGCGGCGATCCGGGTGACGTCGCGCAGCCCCTGGCCGGCCAGCCCCACCGCCTGGCCCGGCGCGCCGACGAGGCGGGCGGCGACCAGGCTGGCGGCCACCTGGGGAAGGTGCGACACGAGCGCGACGGCCTCGTCGTGGCTCGCGGGGTCCAGCTCGACGACGACCGCGCCGAGCCGGCCGGCGGTGGTGCGCACCAGGTCGACGGCCTCCGGCGACGTGCCGGGCACGGGGGTGAGGACCCACGGCCGGCCGACGAACAGGTCGCCGCGCGCCGCCATCGGGCCCGAGCGCTCGCGCCCGGCCATGGGGTGCCCGCCGACGTAGCGGGCGGCGTCCTCCCCCGCGGCGGCCAGGACGCGCCGCACCACGCCCTCCTTGGTGCTGGCGACGTCGGTGACGACCGCGCGGGGGTAGCGCCGCAGCGCCCGGACCACGAGGCCGGCGGTGACGTCGGGCGGGGCCGCGACGACGACGAGGTCCGGCTCGTCCCCCTCCCGGACCGGGCCGGGCGGGCCGTCGAGGTCGGTGCCGTCGTCGGTGCCGCTGCCGCTGCCCAGGTGGACGCCCCCGGCGGGCAGCCGGCCCGCGCCCAGGTCGGCGGCGACGGCGGCCACGGTCGGCGAGGCGTCGGCGAGCAGGACGTCCGTGCCGCCCGGGCGCAGGCCCAGGCCCACGCTCGTCCCGACCAACCCGGCGCCGACCACGAGGACGCGGCCGGGCACGGTCACTGGGCGAT is part of the Aquipuribacter hungaricus genome and encodes:
- a CDS encoding prephenate dehydrogenase/arogenate dehydrogenase family protein, with protein sequence MTVPGRVLVVGAGLVGTSVGLGLRPGGTDVLLADASPTVAAVAADLGAGRLPAGGVHLGSGSGTDDGTDLDGPPGPVREGDEPDLVVVAAPPDVTAGLVVRALRRYPRAVVTDVASTKEGVVRRVLAAAGEDAARYVGGHPMAGRERSGPMAARGDLFVGRPWVLTPVPGTSPEAVDLVRTTAGRLGAVVVELDPASHDEAVALVSHLPQVAASLVAARLVGAPGQAVGLAGQGLRDVTRIAASDPVLWAQILAGNAVPLARQLRLLREDLDRALAALEAVAAAGAPGLPGA